In Leptolyngbya sp. SIO1E4, one DNA window encodes the following:
- a CDS encoding HAMP domain-containing protein, translated as MINLLRQIRDMLARWWGDFTLQTRLMAGATLVVSLLMSGLTFWAVNSIQQDAHLNDTRFGRDLGLLLAANVAPMVYEDAREDLARFSYSFYQSTSSVRYMLYADEDGAIFFGIPYSEAAVQNSLTLRRRMQLPDNYAKSANLPFVRQHVTPAGEVTDVFVPINYDGEYLGVLALGINPNPTVVASSHLTRDVTVAVFVSIWVMVILGAVFNALTITQPIKELLTGVKNIATGNFQQRIDLPLGGELGELIFSFNEMAERLESYEEQNIEELTAEKAKLETLVSTIADGAVLIDTNMQIVLVNLAARRIFGWEGRELSLGNALQHFPNAVRVQVTRPLFMAVAGESEGMEFRIALTEPTHRMIRVLLNTVLDQSRENVKGIAMTIQDITREVALNEAKSQFISNVSHELRTPLFNIKSFIETLHEYGDELSEKERKEFLETTNHETDRLTRLVNDVLDLSRLESNRRYQFNEVDIAQPIEQTLRTYQLNARDKQITLEHQIEPELPPVRGNYDLLLQVFVNLVGNALKFTEAGGHVAIRAYQLHHHSHPDHLDAFIRIEISDTGIGIAQEDQNAIFDRFFRVENRVHTLEGTGLGLSIVKNIVEKHSSCVHLISEVSVGTTFWFDLVAFQADAPEANLRVVSPAADPASDDSGALIPTTGNPDH; from the coding sequence TTGATTAACCTGCTAAGACAAATTCGGGACATGCTAGCGCGCTGGTGGGGAGACTTTACCCTCCAAACCCGGCTGATGGCAGGGGCCACCCTGGTTGTTTCTCTCCTAATGAGTGGCCTCACTTTCTGGGCTGTCAACTCTATCCAGCAGGATGCTCACCTCAACGACACCCGCTTTGGTCGTGACTTGGGGCTACTGCTGGCAGCGAATGTGGCTCCCATGGTCTATGAAGACGCGCGCGAGGATTTGGCTCGATTTTCCTATAGCTTCTACCAGAGCACCTCCAGCGTACGCTACATGCTCTATGCCGATGAAGACGGCGCCATCTTCTTTGGCATCCCCTACTCCGAGGCCGCTGTCCAGAACTCACTCACCCTGCGACGTCGGATGCAATTACCCGACAACTACGCCAAGAGCGCTAATCTTCCCTTTGTTCGACAGCACGTTACCCCCGCAGGTGAAGTCACAGATGTTTTTGTGCCCATCAATTATGACGGCGAGTATCTGGGGGTATTGGCGTTGGGCATCAATCCGAACCCCACGGTGGTAGCCTCCTCTCACCTCACCCGTGATGTCACCGTTGCTGTCTTTGTCTCTATCTGGGTGATGGTGATTTTAGGGGCAGTGTTTAACGCCCTAACGATTACCCAACCCATTAAAGAGCTGCTGACCGGCGTCAAAAACATCGCTACAGGCAACTTTCAACAGCGCATTGATTTGCCACTGGGCGGCGAACTCGGAGAACTCATCTTTAGCTTCAATGAAATGGCCGAGCGCCTAGAAAGCTACGAAGAACAAAACATTGAAGAGCTGACTGCCGAAAAAGCAAAACTCGAAACCCTCGTCTCCACGATTGCCGACGGCGCAGTTCTGATTGACACCAATATGCAGATCGTATTGGTAAACCTTGCAGCTCGTCGTATTTTTGGCTGGGAAGGCCGAGAGCTGTCACTGGGGAACGCCCTCCAGCATTTCCCCAATGCTGTTCGTGTTCAAGTGACGCGGCCCCTATTTATGGCCGTTGCTGGCGAGTCAGAAGGGATGGAATTTCGCATCGCCCTGACTGAACCCACCCACCGCATGATTCGGGTCTTGCTAAACACAGTGCTCGATCAATCTCGGGAAAATGTCAAAGGGATCGCCATGACCATCCAAGACATTACCCGCGAAGTGGCCCTCAATGAGGCCAAAAGCCAGTTCATTAGCAATGTCTCCCACGAACTCCGAACCCCTTTGTTCAATATCAAATCCTTTATTGAAACCCTTCACGAATACGGGGATGAGCTCAGTGAAAAGGAGCGTAAGGAATTTCTGGAAACGACCAACCACGAAACCGACAGACTCACGCGCTTGGTCAATGACGTTTTAGATTTGTCTCGACTAGAGTCTAACCGGCGTTATCAGTTTAATGAGGTGGACATTGCTCAGCCTATTGAGCAGACCCTACGCACCTATCAGCTCAACGCCAGAGACAAGCAAATCACCTTAGAACATCAGATCGAACCAGAATTGCCGCCAGTGCGGGGCAATTATGATCTCCTGCTGCAAGTATTTGTAAATTTAGTCGGCAATGCGCTGAAGTTTACCGAGGCTGGAGGCCACGTTGCCATTCGGGCCTATCAGCTGCATCATCATAGCCATCCTGATCACCTAGACGCTTTTATTCGGATTGAGATCTCTGACACCGGCATCGGCATTGCCCAAGAGGATCAAAATGCCATCTTCGATCGCTTCTTCCGGGTTGAGAATCGCGTCCATACCCTGGAAGGCACCGGGCTAGGGCTCTCTATCGTAAAAAATATTGTTGAGAAGCACAGTAGCTGTGTGCACCTCATTAGCGAAGTGAGCGTAGGCACAACCTTTTGGTTCGATTTAGTCGCCTTTCAGGCAGATGCACCGGAAGCCAATTTAAGGGTGGTCAGCCCGGCAGCAGACCCCGCATCGGATGACTCTGGAGCCCTGATTCCAACGACTGGCAATCCAGACCACTAA
- a CDS encoding US12 family protein — protein sequence MITVAQARPSDRASFIRRTYLHLAGAVGAFIAVEFLLFNTGIAAALTNLVFAGEGRFIWLAFLGGFALLGWFARSLIASARSGEQQYVGLGIYVVAEALLFAPLLYIASSIGSDVIPTAAALTLLMFAGLTTIAFTTKTDFSFLRGFLTIGGFVALGLIVCSMIFGFTLGLIFSGAMVIFASAAILYDTSKIMHHYSTDQHVAAALELFASVVLLFWYVLRIVMAMRR from the coding sequence ATGATTACAGTTGCTCAGGCCCGTCCCAGCGATCGCGCCTCGTTTATTCGTCGCACTTACCTCCACTTAGCTGGGGCCGTGGGGGCGTTTATTGCCGTCGAGTTTCTCCTATTCAACACTGGGATTGCGGCGGCGCTGACTAACTTGGTATTTGCCGGTGAAGGACGATTTATTTGGCTAGCGTTTTTAGGTGGGTTTGCTCTGTTGGGTTGGTTTGCCCGCAGCTTGATTGCCAGTGCCAGGTCTGGCGAACAGCAATATGTAGGCTTAGGGATTTATGTGGTCGCTGAGGCGCTCTTGTTTGCCCCGCTTCTCTACATCGCCTCTTCTATAGGGAGCGATGTTATCCCCACCGCGGCAGCCCTGACGCTGCTGATGTTTGCAGGTTTGACAACGATCGCGTTTACCACTAAAACCGACTTCTCTTTCCTGCGGGGCTTTCTCACCATTGGCGGATTTGTGGCCCTCGGATTGATTGTCTGCAGCATGATTTTTGGCTTCACCCTGGGGCTTATCTTTTCAGGGGCCATGGTGATCTTTGCTTCCGCTGCAATTCTCTATGACACGTCGAAAATCATGCATCATTATTCGACGGATCAACATGTGGCAGCAGCTTTAGAACTGTTTGCCTCTGTCGTATTGCTGTTTTGGTATGTCCTGCGTATCGTGATGGCCATGCGACGATAG